The Methanopyrus kandleri AV19 DNA segment TAGCGCTCTATCCCGTCATCCTGGATGTATTGACCGTAAGACTTCAGCCGCTCTTCCGCACGTGCCAGCTCGTACCCTAAGTACAGGGCGTGACGGAGGTCGGACAGCAGTCCCAGGGACACCGCCGCCGCCCCCAGTTCCAAGCCGTCGTCGGATTCTAAGCGTAACGGTTCGTCATCGCCGCATCTATGCTCTAAGATCAGGACGCCACGGTCATGGTCCGTCAGGATCACGAAGTCTCCGCGCACGTCTCGTTGTGGCTTCGAGGCGAAGCGCTCGGCGTCGAGACCCGACGCGCTGACACTATCGACACGTTTGTCTTTGAACACGACGAGGTCCAACCCGACGTCCTTGGGGAAACCGCCGAATTTGTGGGCCACGTAACACATCCTGGACGCCACCGCGAGCTCGAGCGTGCTCATCTTGGTCTTCCCGCTGGCCTCCGGAGTGAAGATTATAGAGCACTCCAGTTCGACCGCGAGCTGCGCGCAGAGGGCCGAAGTTCCGGGAGAATCGGCATCTATGAGCTCGAGCACGTTTCCCGCACCGAAGAAGAGTGGCGCCTCAGGGAACTCCTCGGCCACGGCGCGATATCGCACTATCGATTCCACGATACCTCCCGGTGGATCCATCACTGGGTCCAGGACGTAGTCGACGTCGCGACGTTCGCACAGATCGACCAGCTCTCGGAGCTGTCGGACGGCGATCTCGGGTTTCTTGTTCTCGGGGACTAAAACCACCGGCACGTCGTACTCATCCGCCAGGTCCACGGGCTCTTTTAAATCCGGGAACGCGTTGAGAAGGATGTCCGCGCCCGCCTCGACACCCGCCTCGAGAATGCCCGGGTCACCCGAGTCGATGCTCACCGCGACGCGATCTCCCACGCGATCCCGAACCGTCTCCACGATCTGGCGGACGTCCTCGGGAGACCGCTCGTGGAATCCCAGGTCGACTATTTCGGCACCCAGCTCCGCCCTTCTCTCCGCTTCAGACGCTGCCTCCTCCGGGGAAAGGTCATCAGCGAACACCTCGGACAGAACTCGCGGTCTACACCCTCGTGCGATCCTTACGGGCCCCACATCGATCCAACTCCGTTCGGGAATATCCCGCTCGACATCCCGAACCTTCCGTCCCAGCTCCCGTAGGATCTCGTCACGGAGCAGCACGCAGGCCGGCACGTCCTTGGAGGGGACGAATCCTTCCTCCATCTTGCGGAGGACCAGGGGAAGGTCACGGGCTTCCCGGGAGCTCAGCCTGAAGTCCGCGTCCAAGGCTTCGTCCAGCTTCCTGACGTCGCCACGGAACCAACCCGGTAGCAGGATGTAGTCGTACCGCGTGAGGTCCTCTCCGCGCAGCTGCTCGATGACGAAGCGCGTGGTCATCAGCGCGGCCACGTCGATGGGCAGTACCTTGACCTCGGCCCACTCGAAATCCTCCGCCGCCTTCCTGACGTCATCGGCGGCCAGCCTACCTGTCAGGAGTAGTACCCTCACCCGCGAGTTCCCCGAGTCGCTCCGGGATCTCCTCGGGGTGTCGTAAGACCTCGATACCTTCGATCCGCTCCAGTTTCCTCACGTTTTCCGCGTCGACGGATCTCACCCTCATCTCGTACTCTAGACCTCCGTGAATGGCATCCTCAGGACAAGCCTCGGCACACTTCCCACACCCCACACACCGCAGCAGCCGGATGAACGCTTTACCGTCCACCATGTCGATGGCGCTCCTCGGACACGCGTCCACGCAGATTCCGCATCCCTCGCATCGCTCCCTGAGCACCATATACGGTGTGATCGTGCGGATCTTCCCCTCCTCGTAGTCGCACGGGACCACCCAGACGGGGACGTCCCCTTTACCAGCCTGCGCCACAGCGTTCGTCACCAGGGTGTCCGCGATACCGTGTGCGATCTTGGCCACCGTGTTGGCGGTAGCCGGTGATACTATCAGTAGATCGTACTTTCCGAGCGCGAACCTACCGATGATCGGGCAGCTGGCACCCTCCTCTGACTGCGTGAACACCTCGCGGTAGAAGCCGCCCGGGCAGATCTCCCGCAGGTCGTCCCACAACCCGAACATCCGAACGACTTCCTCACCCGCCTCCGAGAGGAACGCACTGATCCGGTGCTCCCGGGAGATTTCTTTCATGATCTTGAACGTCTCCACCAGGAGGTGCGCGGCTCCCGTTATCCCCCAACCTATCCGGAGTCCCAACTGTCCACACCCGTAAAAAAGGGATTTAGAACGCGAGAAGCAGCAACGGCACCAACAACACGCCGGCGAAGACCATACCGCAGGCCAGTCCCGCGAACCTGTTCACGTTCAGACCGAAGTACAGCCTGGCGTCACGGCCGAAGAACTGGCTGGAGTCCCGTACGTCGTTCACGTAGGTGTCGGCTCGGTCCGTGTCCGCCATGGCCGGGGCGCCGATGATGACCTCCTTCAGCTCGGACCCTTCCTCCGCCAACGTCGCTCACCCTCGGACCCACTGACACCGGCACCTTTTCAACGTTGCGACCTCGTCCGACCCGGGGCGATGAGGAAGTGGGTCCGGCCGAACGGGATGAGGTGGGCTGGCGTTCCCGAGCCCTATACTTCTACCTTCCCACCGGGTAGAAGCTTCACGACGTCACCCGTGCTCAGTTCTTCCACGAGATCGCGCTCGGGTCTGTGAAACAGCGGGATATCCCCGAGAACGCACCCCACCACCAGGATCGGTTCGGCTTCACGCACCACGATACCCGCCGGTGCGGTGCCTCGATCCGCCATCTCCATCAACACGTACGATCCGACGGTGGAACCACGTCCGCCGGGTAGAACCAGCACACGGCCCGTCAGCTTCTCCCCGCAGAGCTCGTGGGACGGATCGACCACCTCGCCCGTTTTCGGGTCCACCCCGCCCAGGAAGGAAAGACGTTGTGAGGATACCAGGACTTCCGCCTCCACGGGCTCCTCGACGTCG contains these protein-coding regions:
- a CDS encoding dihydropteroate synthase-like protein, which encodes MRVLLLTGRLAADDVRKAAEDFEWAEVKVLPIDVAALMTTRFVIEQLRGEDLTRYDYILLPGWFRGDVRKLDEALDADFRLSSREARDLPLVLRKMEEGFVPSKDVPACVLLRDEILRELGRKVRDVERDIPERSWIDVGPVRIARGCRPRVLSEVFADDLSPEEAASEAERRAELGAEIVDLGFHERSPEDVRQIVETVRDRVGDRVAVSIDSGDPGILEAGVEAGADILLNAFPDLKEPVDLADEYDVPVVLVPENKKPEIAVRQLRELVDLCERRDVDYVLDPVMDPPGGIVESIVRYRAVAEEFPEAPLFFGAGNVLELIDADSPGTSALCAQLAVELECSIIFTPEASGKTKMSTLELAVASRMCYVAHKFGGFPKDVGLDLVVFKDKRVDSVSASGLDAERFASKPQRDVRGDFVILTDHDRGVLILEHRCGDDEPLRLESDDGLELGAAAVSLGLLSDLRHALYLGYELARAEERLKSYGQYIQDDGIERYDRLLHDLKILEEVEER
- a CDS encoding dihydromethanopterin reductase (acceptor); translation: MGLRIGWGITGAAHLLVETFKIMKEISREHRISAFLSEAGEEVVRMFGLWDDLREICPGGFYREVFTQSEEGASCPIIGRFALGKYDLLIVSPATANTVAKIAHGIADTLVTNAVAQAGKGDVPVWVVPCDYEEGKIRTITPYMVLRERCEGCGICVDACPRSAIDMVDGKAFIRLLRCVGCGKCAEACPEDAIHGGLEYEMRVRSVDAENVRKLERIEGIEVLRHPEEIPERLGELAGEGTTPDR
- the mtrF gene encoding tetrahydromethanopterin S-methyltransferase subunit F; translated protein: MAEEGSELKEVIIGAPAMADTDRADTYVNDVRDSSQFFGRDARLYFGLNVNRFAGLACGMVFAGVLLVPLLLLAF
- a CDS encoding aconitase X swivel domain-containing protein, with the translated sequence MSVSPVRCEPVVDVEEPVEAEVLVSSQRLSFLGGVDPKTGEVVDPSHELCGEKLTGRVLVLPGGRGSTVGSYVLMEMADRGTAPAGIVVREAEPILVVGCVLGDIPLFHRPERDLVEELSTGDVVKLLPGGKVEV